GCTGACCATCTGCGTCGCCGACGTATCGCGATCGATCCGTGCGATCACCTGGCGGATGCGGGCGATATTGTCGGCATAGTCGGCCACCACCACGCTGTTGCCCGCCCGGTTGGCGGTGACGGAGCCGTCCTTGCTCACCAACGGCCGCAGCGTTTCCAATGCGCTCGCCGCGTCGATCGACCGCAAGCGGAAGACTTCGGTGACGAAGCTGTTGCGATTGGCCGCCCGGCCGACGCCGCTCGGCTGGCCCGCCGCACCATCTGCCGGCTGGATACGATAGGCGCCGCCCGGTCCCGGCACCGCGACCAGTCCGTTGGCGCGCAGGGTCGACAGGAAAATCTCGAAATATTCGGAACGCGACAGCGGCCGGTCAGTCACTACCGACACCTTCCCCTGCACCCGATTGTCGATGATGAAGGTGCGCCCGGTGACGCGCGCGGCATCCTGAATGAAGGCGCGGATATCGGCATCGCGGACGTTCAACGTCTGCTGGGCCTGTGCCGGAGTGACAACCGGTGCGGCCAGAACAAGGGCCATGGCGGCCGAAAGGAGGAGTTTGCGGGTCATTGGCCTTGCACTATTAGGTTGATGGGGGCGACGACGGCGCCGCGCTCAACGCTCAGGGACAGACGCGCGCCGGGCGCGATCTTGTCTTGGATGTTGCCCATGTCGCCGACCGGCTGGCCGTCGACCTGGGTAATGACGTCGCCGGGCCGGAAGCCCGCATTGGCGAAGGCCGGCCCCTTGGACAGGACGGCCAGGCCCGTGACCCGGCCATTCTGCATTCGCGGCGCAAAACCGATGTCACGCTTGAGGCTTTCGACGGTGGGAGAGTCAACGCCAACCGGAGCGGGTGGCGGCGGAGCGGCGCTCTGCCACCCCCCGCCCGACCTCGCCGGGGCAGCGGCAGTCGGCACGGGCGCGGATTGATCGAGGAAGACCTGCTCTTCCGCGCCGCCGCGATCGATCGTCACATGGTCGAAGGCAACCGCCTTCAGGACCACGCCCGGCAATATCTCGTCCCCCACGGCAAAGCTGTTCTGCACGCCGTCGGGCGTCGCGATGATGGCCGATCCCAGCCCCGATCCTTCGTTGAGGCGAATGCCATAGACGGTCAGCGCCAGCGAAGTGACGACACCGCCGCCCTGTTGCGGCGCATCGGACCGAAAAAAGGGATCGAAACTGGCGAACAGCGCCTGACGCGCGCTGGCCGGCAGAAGCTGGGCCTGGCGTCCTTCCCACGGGCCGAAACTACCGATCGGCGTTAGCACCACCCAGATAAGGCGCACAATCTGCAACGCGAGCAACGCTAGCAGCAGTCGCTCACCCAGCTTCAGCCAGTCGATCGCGGGCACACCAGCTTTGAGACTGCGGATTCTGTCGCCAAACGGCACGCGCATAATATCAGATCGCCCCTCAAGTTCCCCCTTGCCTGCTAGGCAACTCTTCTTACTCAGAAATGACAGTTATGTGACTCGTATATGACATAGCAAGGCAAGAGCGACGGATGCTTGCATTTCGC
This genomic stretch from Sphingobium sp. BYY-5 harbors:
- a CDS encoding type II secretion system protein N — encoded protein: MRVPFGDRIRSLKAGVPAIDWLKLGERLLLALLALQIVRLIWVVLTPIGSFGPWEGRQAQLLPASARQALFASFDPFFRSDAPQQGGGVVTSLALTVYGIRLNEGSGLGSAIIATPDGVQNSFAVGDEILPGVVLKAVAFDHVTIDRGGAEEQVFLDQSAPVPTAAAPARSGGGWQSAAPPPPAPVGVDSPTVESLKRDIGFAPRMQNGRVTGLAVLSKGPAFANAGFRPGDVITQVDGQPVGDMGNIQDKIAPGARLSLSVERGAVVAPINLIVQGQ